Proteins encoded by one window of Bacteroidales bacterium:
- a CDS encoding DUF1573 domain-containing protein — translation MKRMLILSGLILVLAYSLKAQQKEPELVFDKTTHDFGQIKEDGGKVTHKFTFTNTGAKPLVINEVKAACGCTSPSWSQQPISSGKKGYVSATFDPLRRPGSFNKSILLRTNASDETVILRIKGKVLPKKKTLADKYPRQMGDLRLKSHHMAFVEVKHTETKRDSLAIANASDQKMTLSFSGVPEHIDLNTKSKVLKSGEESYIYGTYDATQINDWGFKMDRVRIKVNGNNVAHNTLVISAKISEDFSDLSQQERKSAPNVEFEETTFNFGTAKQNKEIEHVFRFKNTGKRDLKIRKIRATCGCTTVNPDKEVIGPGERSSFKAVFHTGSREGHQHKSIYFISNDPDNSNVKLNIKGKVEKN, via the coding sequence ATGAAAAGAATGCTCATTCTTTCGGGCTTGATATTGGTGTTGGCCTATTCCTTGAAAGCTCAGCAGAAAGAGCCGGAGCTTGTTTTTGATAAAACCACCCATGATTTTGGCCAAATAAAAGAAGATGGGGGGAAGGTAACCCACAAATTTACTTTTACGAACACGGGTGCCAAACCACTTGTTATTAATGAAGTGAAGGCAGCTTGTGGTTGTACTTCTCCCTCCTGGAGTCAGCAACCCATTTCATCCGGTAAAAAGGGTTATGTGAGTGCTACATTTGACCCTCTCCGTCGTCCCGGCAGTTTTAATAAAAGTATACTGCTCAGGACCAATGCCTCGGATGAAACGGTGATATTAAGGATTAAAGGTAAGGTGCTGCCTAAAAAGAAAACACTGGCCGACAAGTATCCAAGACAAATGGGAGATTTGCGTCTGAAGTCACATCATATGGCTTTTGTAGAAGTGAAACATACGGAGACTAAGCGGGATTCTCTGGCTATTGCCAATGCTTCCGATCAAAAGATGACTTTATCTTTTTCCGGTGTCCCCGAACATATTGATCTGAACACCAAATCAAAAGTTTTAAAATCCGGAGAAGAAAGTTATATTTATGGTACATATGACGCTACCCAGATCAACGACTGGGGTTTCAAAATGGATCGGGTTCGTATAAAAGTTAATGGAAACAATGTAGCTCACAATACATTGGTTATTTCAGCCAAAATTTCCGAGGATTTCTCCGATCTTTCGCAGCAAGAGAGAAAAAGTGCACCGAATGTAGAATTTGAAGAAACTACATTCAATTTTGGTACGGCCAAACAAAATAAAGAGATAGAACATGTATTTCGATTCAAAAATACGGGAAAACGGGACCTGAAAATACGGAAAATACGTGCCACGTGTGGCTGTACAACGGTAAACCCCGATAAAGAGGTGATTGGGCCGGGTGAGCGCAGTTCTTTTAAGGCTGTTTTTCATACAGGAAGCAGGGAAGGGCATCAGCATAAATCAATATACTTCATTTCCAATGATCCGGATAATAGCAATGTGAAACTTAATATAAAGGGGAAGGTTGAGAAAAATTAA
- the meaB gene encoding methylmalonyl Co-A mutase-associated GTPase MeaB — MDNENEKREKGDSKSALNVNKGMEQPSSINKEAAKRYKRKKRIQYSSDQYVKGILEGDRTMLGQAITLIESSLDEHKEMAQQIMERCLPYAGNSMRIGITGVPGVGKSTFIESLGRKITHSGRKLAVLAVDPTSERTGGSIMGDKTRMETLAADDNAFIRPSSSGDSLGGVAGKTRETVVLCEAAGFDTIFIETVGVGQSEISVHSMVDFFLLLMLAGAGDELQGIKRGIMEMADAIAITKADGNNVQKAEMAKKEYERALHLFPPRESGWETRVLTCSAHANMGIDEVWETILEFIHYTKNNGHFMQNRRKQSKYWMYETIDQILRDNFYQTGFIREQLSKYENKVLEGKMTSFMAAKELISQYYKK; from the coding sequence ATGGATAATGAGAATGAAAAGCGAGAAAAGGGCGACAGTAAAAGTGCCCTGAATGTTAATAAAGGGATGGAGCAGCCGTCATCTATCAACAAGGAAGCAGCAAAGCGTTACAAAAGAAAAAAACGCATTCAATATTCCTCTGATCAATATGTAAAAGGAATATTAGAGGGGGACCGAACCATGCTGGGACAGGCCATAACCCTTATCGAGAGCTCTTTGGATGAGCATAAGGAGATGGCTCAGCAGATCATGGAAAGGTGTTTGCCTTACGCCGGAAATTCCATGCGAATAGGTATTACCGGTGTACCAGGAGTTGGAAAGAGCACCTTCATTGAATCGTTGGGGAGAAAGATCACCCATTCCGGCCGGAAACTTGCGGTTCTGGCTGTTGATCCCACCAGCGAGCGAACAGGTGGCAGTATTATGGGGGATAAGACAAGAATGGAAACCCTGGCCGCCGATGACAATGCTTTTATCCGACCCTCTTCTTCAGGAGATTCATTGGGAGGCGTTGCAGGAAAAACCAGGGAAACGGTTGTTTTATGCGAAGCAGCCGGCTTTGATACAATATTTATTGAAACGGTGGGAGTAGGTCAGTCTGAGATTTCTGTCCATTCCATGGTAGATTTTTTTCTCCTTTTAATGCTTGCCGGTGCAGGAGACGAATTGCAGGGCATAAAACGGGGAATAATGGAAATGGCTGATGCAATTGCTATTACCAAGGCTGATGGGAATAACGTTCAGAAAGCCGAAATGGCAAAGAAAGAGTATGAAAGGGCATTACATCTTTTCCCTCCGAGGGAATCCGGCTGGGAGACCCGGGTGTTGACCTGCTCGGCCCACGCTAATATGGGAATCGATGAAGTGTGGGAGACAATTCTTGAATTCATTCATTATACAAAAAATAATGGCCATTTCATGCAAAACCGAAGAAAACAGTCCAAATACTGGATGTATGAAACCATTGATCAAATCCTTAGGGACAATTTCTATCAAACCGGTTTCATTAGGGAACAGCTTTCAAAATATGAAAATAAGGTCCTTGAAGGCAAAATGACTTCCTTTATGGCTGCTAAAGAGTTAATCAGTCAATACTATAAAAAATAA
- a CDS encoding zinc ABC transporter substrate-binding protein: MKKFPGFLFLITPVLLLIFSGCNSGEKTERQDKVITVSILPQKYFVDKVSGKRFDVNVMVPPGANPVTYEPSPRQMSNLGNSLAYLKIGHVVFEQVWMDRIRSANPRLKIFDQSENVDLIDHGGNGSTHSHGKGVDPHIWLSPESVQVQLRNIRDMLIKLDSVNRKDYRENCQALMKDIDSLDAEIQHSLEGIDNREFLIIHPALAYFARDYGLEQIAVQKEGKKPSPARIRNLVDKARERNIQAVIIQKQFSTDEAKTLARELDGEVIQIDPLAYNWMENMRTIAGKLRKALKDSE, encoded by the coding sequence ATGAAGAAATTTCCGGGCTTTTTGTTTTTGATCACTCCGGTCTTGTTACTGATTTTTTCAGGTTGTAATTCGGGTGAAAAGACCGAGAGACAGGATAAGGTCATTACTGTTAGTATATTACCCCAGAAATATTTTGTAGATAAGGTATCCGGGAAGCGTTTTGATGTGAATGTAATGGTTCCCCCGGGAGCCAATCCGGTTACTTATGAACCTTCTCCCAGGCAGATGAGTAATCTCGGAAATTCCCTGGCTTATTTAAAAATTGGGCATGTTGTGTTTGAGCAGGTCTGGATGGATCGGATCCGCTCGGCCAACCCCCGTCTTAAAATTTTTGACCAGTCGGAAAATGTAGATTTGATTGATCATGGAGGTAACGGCTCAACGCATTCCCACGGCAAAGGAGTGGATCCTCATATCTGGCTCTCCCCCGAATCGGTTCAGGTTCAACTCCGGAATATAAGAGATATGCTGATAAAACTGGATTCAGTCAACAGAAAGGATTACCGGGAAAATTGTCAGGCTTTAATGAAAGATATTGATTCCCTCGATGCAGAAATCCAACATAGTCTTGAGGGCATTGATAACCGGGAATTTTTGATCATTCATCCTGCTCTGGCCTATTTCGCAAGAGATTATGGCCTGGAGCAAATTGCAGTGCAAAAGGAAGGCAAGAAACCTTCTCCTGCAAGGATTCGCAATTTGGTGGATAAAGCCAGAGAAAGAAATATTCAGGCAGTAATAATCCAGAAACAATTCAGTACCGATGAAGCCAAAACTTTGGCCAGGGAGTTGGACGGTGAGGTGATACAGATAGACCCGCTTGCCTACAACTGGATGGAAAATATGAGAACCATAGCGGGGAAACTGCGAAAAGCATTGAAAGATTCGGAGTAA
- a CDS encoding ABC transporter ATP-binding protein: MAKKILELDSVAAGYNGKVVIRDVDMEVYDDDFIGVIGPNGGGKTTLLKVILGILKPLAGKVRYYSLQDKGNMKRMGYLPQLNMIDRKFPISAMEVVLSGLMPKNGLLKKYSRKDKQMASQMMDQMGISHLKHKAIGELSGGQMQRVYLCRAIISSPKLLILDEPNTFVDNKFEGELYEHLRELNKQMAIILVSHDIGTITPYVKTIACVNLEFHYHRSNVISEKQLAAYNCPIQLITHGDLPHTVLKKHNK, from the coding sequence ATGGCTAAGAAGATACTTGAACTTGATTCAGTAGCTGCCGGATACAATGGAAAAGTTGTTATCCGGGATGTCGATATGGAGGTTTATGATGATGATTTTATTGGAGTTATAGGCCCCAATGGAGGAGGAAAAACTACCCTGCTCAAGGTTATCTTGGGTATCCTTAAACCCCTGGCAGGTAAAGTAAGATATTATTCATTGCAGGATAAAGGGAATATGAAACGTATGGGGTATCTTCCCCAGTTAAATATGATCGACAGGAAATTTCCTATTTCCGCCATGGAAGTCGTATTATCCGGCCTGATGCCGAAAAATGGACTATTGAAGAAGTACTCACGAAAAGACAAGCAAATGGCTTCTCAGATGATGGATCAAATGGGGATTTCTCATCTGAAGCATAAAGCCATAGGGGAATTATCCGGGGGACAGATGCAGCGTGTTTATCTGTGCCGGGCCATTATTTCCAGCCCCAAACTCCTTATTCTTGATGAGCCCAACACTTTTGTGGACAATAAATTTGAGGGCGAACTCTATGAACACCTCAGGGAGCTCAATAAACAAATGGCCATTATACTGGTCAGTCATGACATAGGTACAATAACCCCATATGTAAAAACCATAGCATGTGTAAACCTCGAATTTCATTATCACCGTTCCAATGTGATATCGGAAAAACAGCTTGCAGCCTATAATTGTCCGATTCAGTTGATTACCCATGGTGATTTGCCTCATACCGTACTGAAAAAGCACAACAAATAA
- a CDS encoding metal ABC transporter permease translates to MITELFQYEFFINALWAALFSSITCGIIGAYIVSNRIVFLSGGITHSSFGGIGIGYYLGINPILGAAVFSVLSGLGIEFFSRKGEVRYDSMIGIWWSLGMALGIIFIYLTPGYAPNLMTYLFGSILSVSTGDLIFMAILAGVVILFFILFYHTILFISFDESYARVFGLPVNAMKNILIGLVALTIVINIKVVGIILLISILTIPQAIANHFTQRFEKMIYYSTITAFVGVISGLLFSYQFDVPSGAFIIFALVVLFALVKLVLSLKKRFFTYK, encoded by the coding sequence ATGATAACAGAATTGTTTCAATATGAGTTTTTTATCAATGCGTTGTGGGCGGCATTGTTTTCAAGTATTACCTGTGGAATTATCGGCGCTTATATTGTTTCCAATCGTATAGTTTTTCTTAGCGGGGGTATAACCCATTCATCCTTCGGAGGCATTGGCATAGGATATTACCTGGGAATTAACCCCATACTAGGGGCAGCAGTTTTCAGTGTCCTCTCCGGGTTGGGCATTGAATTTTTTTCCAGAAAAGGGGAGGTAAGATATGATTCCATGATTGGTATATGGTGGTCGTTAGGCATGGCCCTGGGGATTATATTTATTTATCTTACCCCTGGTTATGCTCCCAACCTGATGACCTACCTGTTTGGAAGTATTCTTTCCGTTTCCACAGGGGATTTGATATTTATGGCTATTCTGGCCGGGGTGGTCATTCTGTTTTTTATATTGTTCTACCATACCATTCTGTTTATTTCCTTTGATGAAAGTTATGCCAGGGTTTTTGGTTTACCCGTGAATGCAATGAAGAACATATTGATCGGTCTTGTGGCTCTTACCATTGTGATCAATATAAAAGTAGTGGGAATTATATTGTTGATCTCCATTTTGACCATTCCACAGGCAATTGCCAATCATTTTACACAAAGGTTTGAAAAGATGATTTATTATTCTACTATAACGGCATTTGTCGGAGTGATCAGTGGTTTATTGTTCTCCTATCAGTTTGATGTCCCCTCAGGGGCTTTCATTATATTTGCCCTGGTGGTTTTGTTTGCATTGGTAAAACTTGTTTTATCCCTGAAAAAACGGTTTTTTACATACAAATAA
- the lpdA gene encoding dihydrolipoyl dehydrogenase → MNYDLIVIGSGPGGYVAAIRASQLGMKVGVVEKAELGGVCLNWGCIPTKALLKSAEVYHNFNKAKEYGISVEGEIKPDFEAMVSRSRKVADGMSRGVQYLFKKNQIDHIRGTGKLVDKKTVEVSDTDGNTANYSANHIILATGARSKELPNLKQDGEKVIGYRKAMTLPKQPKSIIVVGSGAIGSEFADFYNSIGTEVTLVEVLPSVVPIEDQEVSKQLARSFKKKGIKVMTNASIESVDTTGDLCKATIKTKKGEETKEAEIVLSAVGITPNLENLGVEEMGIEMDNGKVKVDEFYRTNMEGVYAIGDIVQGPALAHVASAEGIACVEKIAGKNPEPLDYRNLPSCTYTSPEIASVGMTEEAAKEAGYEIKVGKFPFTASGKANAGGESEGFVKLIFDAQYGELLGAHMIGAHVTEMIGELLVGKKIEATGHEFIKSVHPHPTMSEAIMEAAAAAYDEVIHI, encoded by the coding sequence ATGAATTATGATCTGATAGTTATAGGAAGCGGACCGGGTGGTTACGTTGCCGCCATAAGGGCTTCCCAGTTGGGAATGAAAGTAGGTGTTGTGGAGAAAGCAGAGCTCGGTGGAGTATGTCTTAACTGGGGTTGTATACCCACCAAGGCACTACTCAAAAGTGCAGAGGTATACCACAATTTTAACAAGGCTAAAGAATATGGTATTAGCGTAGAGGGTGAGATTAAGCCTGATTTTGAGGCCATGGTAAGCAGGAGCAGAAAAGTTGCAGATGGTATGAGCAGGGGGGTTCAGTACCTTTTCAAAAAGAACCAAATTGATCACATCCGGGGAACCGGCAAGCTGGTTGATAAGAAGACCGTCGAGGTAAGTGATACGGACGGCAACACAGCGAATTATTCAGCGAATCACATTATACTGGCTACAGGGGCGAGATCGAAGGAGCTCCCAAATCTTAAGCAGGACGGTGAAAAGGTTATTGGCTATCGGAAAGCCATGACGCTCCCTAAACAGCCAAAATCGATTATTGTTGTTGGCTCGGGAGCTATAGGAAGCGAATTTGCTGACTTTTATAATTCAATCGGAACGGAAGTTACGTTGGTAGAGGTGTTGCCCAGCGTGGTACCTATTGAGGATCAGGAGGTCTCCAAACAACTGGCCCGTTCCTTTAAGAAAAAAGGCATCAAGGTGATGACCAATGCATCCATTGAATCGGTAGATACCACCGGTGATCTTTGCAAGGCAACCATCAAAACCAAAAAAGGAGAAGAAACCAAAGAGGCTGAAATAGTGCTTTCGGCTGTAGGGATTACCCCTAATCTTGAGAATTTGGGAGTTGAGGAAATGGGCATTGAAATGGACAATGGAAAAGTCAAAGTTGATGAATTTTACAGAACCAATATGGAAGGGGTCTATGCGATTGGTGATATAGTGCAGGGACCGGCTCTTGCCCATGTAGCCTCTGCCGAAGGCATTGCCTGTGTGGAGAAGATAGCCGGGAAGAACCCCGAACCTCTTGATTATAGAAACTTACCAAGCTGTACATATACTTCACCTGAGATCGCTTCCGTTGGAATGACTGAAGAAGCTGCAAAGGAAGCAGGATATGAGATCAAGGTGGGAAAGTTTCCCTTTACCGCATCAGGGAAAGCAAATGCCGGAGGTGAGAGTGAAGGGTTTGTCAAGCTTATATTCGATGCCCAATATGGCGAGTTGCTGGGAGCGCACATGATTGGCGCCCATGTCACTGAGATGATTGGTGAACTTTTGGTGGGTAAGAAAATTGAAGCCACCGGACACGAATTCATCAAATCTGTCCATCCCCATCCTACCATGTCAGAGGCTATAATGGAAGCAGCGGCTGCGGCATATGATGAAGTGATTCACATATAG
- a CDS encoding RNA polymerase sigma factor, translating into MSVSKLNNIVKACLSGDSKAQAQLYKQYASRLYALCLRYTNNEDEARDILQEGFIKIFEKLGQYKNTGSLEGWMRKIVVNTALEKIRKESRFVLVEDETMIENDKYKYEHVLEDIERNELLGMIKELSLQYRMVFNLYAIEGYSHKEISKKLNISEGTSKSNLSRARELLKSKIETRYKIKFGKVI; encoded by the coding sequence TTGTCAGTGTCAAAGCTGAATAACATAGTAAAAGCTTGTCTCTCGGGAGATTCGAAGGCACAAGCCCAGTTGTATAAACAATATGCAAGTCGCTTGTATGCTCTGTGCCTGAGATATACTAATAATGAGGATGAAGCCAGGGATATACTCCAGGAAGGTTTTATCAAGATTTTTGAAAAGCTTGGGCAGTATAAGAACACAGGTTCTCTGGAAGGATGGATGAGAAAGATTGTTGTGAATACTGCTTTGGAAAAGATAAGGAAAGAAAGCCGTTTCGTGCTGGTAGAAGATGAAACAATGATCGAAAATGATAAATACAAGTACGAACATGTATTGGAGGATATAGAAAGAAATGAGCTGTTGGGAATGATTAAGGAGTTGAGTTTACAGTATCGTATGGTTTTCAACCTTTATGCCATTGAGGGATATTCACATAAAGAAATCAGCAAAAAACTCAATATCAGCGAAGGTACTTCAAAGTCCAACTTGTCAAGGGCAAGAGAATTGTTAAAAAGTAAGATTGAAACACGATATAAGATTAAATTTGGGAAAGTGATTTAA
- a CDS encoding outer membrane beta-barrel protein → MTVDRSKIDEIFRNRLKDHEVIPPYEVWEDVVVHLAERRRIRKSKKMYLQIAASLIILVAAGSLFLTSSETLFNSGVQSQNRIEKQSSRNIVEEPPSQPLHADASEKEPPEKESGGSPPVDDQKSQDAGRDFPSDGNTNALASLSPETSENIDELLEKKEPLMSGVSSNNGAGEEPVFAGIYAVDAFTDGFASSGEASVAADVPNTTHFSLKATMAPVMSYRRLQNNASRAEYNTSESELFSYSGGVNFGYKLTERLSVHSGFYYSQMGQTVSKIRLGSDDFAQYGEEIFVRLKNSLGEVEVKPGKLISAKPPESIQNIVNGNRLLKFSYKLDASVVQRFEYVKVPLMVEYTVIDKKIDVNLVGGLNSNFLVNEGVYLKNQQGDTRLIGNTANIRQFNYSGSLGLGLEYNIANQVNMYFEPQMDYFLHSINYSETKTYPYSFGVLTGLSITF, encoded by the coding sequence ATGACGGTAGACAGATCAAAAATAGATGAGATTTTCCGCAACAGATTGAAGGATCATGAAGTGATCCCTCCCTATGAGGTATGGGAGGATGTTGTGGTACATCTGGCTGAGCGCAGGAGAATAAGAAAAAGTAAAAAGATGTATCTGCAGATTGCGGCCTCTTTGATTATTCTTGTGGCTGCAGGGTCCCTTTTCCTGACATCCTCTGAAACTTTATTCAATTCGGGCGTTCAGTCACAGAATCGTATTGAAAAACAGTCCTCCCGTAATATTGTTGAGGAGCCACCTTCTCAGCCCTTACATGCGGATGCTTCCGAAAAAGAACCTCCTGAAAAGGAATCTGGCGGCTCTCCTCCGGTTGATGATCAAAAAAGTCAGGATGCCGGTAGAGATTTTCCATCCGATGGAAATACCAATGCCCTTGCATCTTTATCTCCGGAAACCAGCGAAAATATAGATGAGCTTTTGGAGAAAAAGGAACCCCTGATGTCCGGTGTTTCCTCAAATAACGGAGCCGGGGAAGAGCCGGTTTTTGCAGGAATTTATGCCGTCGATGCGTTTACCGATGGGTTTGCCTCCTCAGGGGAGGCTTCTGTTGCCGCTGATGTTCCCAATACAACGCATTTCTCCCTTAAAGCTACTATGGCGCCTGTGATGTCTTACCGAAGATTGCAGAATAATGCATCGCGGGCTGAATACAATACTTCTGAGAGCGAGCTTTTCTCTTACAGCGGGGGTGTTAATTTCGGCTATAAGCTCACCGAGCGCTTAAGTGTTCATTCCGGTTTCTATTATTCACAAATGGGACAAACAGTAAGCAAAATCCGTCTCGGTTCCGACGATTTTGCACAATATGGCGAAGAAATTTTTGTCAGGCTGAAGAATTCGCTGGGGGAAGTTGAAGTAAAACCCGGTAAGCTGATTAGTGCCAAGCCTCCTGAAAGCATTCAGAATATCGTAAACGGAAACAGACTTCTTAAGTTTTCCTATAAGCTGGATGCTTCAGTAGTGCAACGATTTGAATATGTTAAAGTTCCTTTGATGGTTGAATATACCGTAATTGACAAAAAAATCGATGTAAATCTTGTAGGTGGACTTAACTCCAACTTCCTGGTTAATGAAGGAGTTTATCTGAAAAATCAACAGGGTGATACACGTTTAATCGGGAATACAGCCAATATACGTCAGTTCAATTATTCCGGGTCATTGGGTTTAGGCTTGGAGTATAATATTGCAAATCAAGTTAATATGTATTTTGAGCCCCAAATGGATTATTTTTTACATTCCATTAATTACAGTGAAACAAAAACCTATCCCTATTCGTTTGGTGTTCTTACAGGGTTGAGTATAACTTTTTAG
- a CDS encoding lytic transglycosylase domain-containing protein: MVIGLISALITLILVLFFIIGLGFTSDEEEEEKQPTFAERFQNDYSIYSLNLPDSLTFAGEEVPVDYFDVRESLDRELLVNTYWQSHTILLIKRANRYFPMIEDILEEHNVPEDFKYVPLIESELTHAVSPAGAVGFWQFLRGTARDYGLEVNYQVDERYNLEKSTKAACEYFHDAKERFGSWTLAAAAFNFGRTATIRQLNRQQADSYYNLVLNEETARYIYRILAMKLIMNDPEKYGFNIREQDLYHPVPYYKVEVDTTVEDFAAFAREHSINYKLLKIMNPWLRENYLKNPRGKTYEIKIPEKGYRDYRKLYLNQKQ, from the coding sequence ATGGTGATTGGGCTGATATCTGCTTTGATCACCTTAATTTTGGTACTTTTTTTTATTATCGGTCTGGGTTTTACGAGCGACGAAGAGGAGGAGGAGAAGCAACCCACTTTTGCTGAGAGGTTCCAGAATGATTATTCCATTTATTCTCTGAATCTTCCCGATTCATTAACCTTTGCCGGCGAAGAAGTGCCTGTTGATTATTTTGATGTACGGGAATCTCTTGATCGCGAATTGCTGGTGAATACTTACTGGCAATCTCATACCATCCTGCTTATCAAAAGGGCCAACAGGTACTTCCCTATGATAGAGGATATTCTGGAAGAACATAATGTCCCGGAAGATTTTAAATATGTGCCACTGATTGAAAGTGAATTGACTCATGCGGTTTCACCCGCCGGTGCAGTAGGGTTTTGGCAATTTTTAAGGGGAACAGCAAGGGATTATGGATTGGAGGTTAACTACCAGGTAGATGAGCGATATAATTTGGAAAAATCAACCAAAGCAGCTTGCGAGTATTTTCATGATGCCAAAGAAAGATTTGGGAGCTGGACACTGGCAGCAGCAGCCTTCAATTTTGGCCGGACGGCAACAATCAGGCAGTTGAACAGACAACAGGCGGATAGTTACTACAACCTGGTACTGAATGAGGAAACAGCCCGATACATCTATAGAATACTGGCCATGAAACTTATAATGAATGACCCGGAAAAATATGGATTCAATATCAGGGAGCAAGATTTGTACCATCCGGTCCCTTATTATAAGGTTGAAGTAGATACAACGGTGGAGGATTTTGCCGCGTTTGCCAGGGAACATTCCATCAACTATAAACTGCTTAAAATCATGAATCCTTGGTTGAGAGAGAATTACTTGAAGAATCCCAGAGGTAAAACCTATGAGATCAAGATTCCTGAAAAGGGATACCGCGATTACCGGAAACTTTATCTCAACCAAAAACAATAA